In Sphingobium baderi, a genomic segment contains:
- a CDS encoding alpha/beta fold hydrolase, which translates to MSIDPENGTLNLGGHRIACTRVGRGPAVALIHGIPTHRHLWRNVIPTLVSAGREVIALDLLGYGDSDKPQDADLGILAQADIVAKALRMLGWERGAIVGHDIGGGIAQLIALAEPEMFDRLILVDSIVYDSFPEPGIARLKEPVWDDILGAPDFDLKKGLAKGLSRGMVHGEKVTSELIDAYERPFSGVEGRRAYLRAARALRTEELATRSDAIERLNVPTLIIWGAKDVFQPIELGIRLAAALTNGRFERIDQAGHFLPEDAPDELAALILPFLAPSRGA; encoded by the coding sequence ATGAGCATTGATCCCGAGAATGGCACCCTGAACCTTGGTGGCCATCGAATCGCCTGTACGCGCGTGGGCCGCGGTCCGGCCGTTGCTCTGATTCACGGCATTCCGACCCATCGGCACCTATGGCGGAACGTCATCCCGACCCTTGTCTCTGCCGGCAGGGAGGTCATTGCCCTCGACCTGCTCGGTTATGGTGACAGCGATAAGCCGCAGGACGCCGACCTCGGAATACTGGCTCAAGCCGATATCGTGGCGAAGGCGCTTCGAATGCTTGGCTGGGAGCGAGGCGCCATCGTCGGTCACGATATCGGCGGCGGCATCGCCCAGCTGATCGCCCTCGCCGAACCTGAGATGTTCGATCGGCTCATCCTCGTGGATTCGATCGTCTATGATTCCTTTCCGGAACCTGGGATCGCCCGGCTGAAGGAGCCGGTTTGGGATGACATCCTCGGCGCACCCGACTTCGATCTGAAGAAGGGTTTGGCCAAGGGCCTGTCGCGGGGAATGGTGCATGGTGAGAAGGTCACGTCCGAGCTGATCGACGCCTACGAACGGCCCTTCTCGGGGGTGGAGGGGCGCCGTGCCTATCTGCGGGCAGCCCGCGCGCTGCGGACGGAGGAACTGGCAACGCGATCTGACGCGATCGAACGGCTCAACGTACCTACGCTCATCATTTGGGGCGCCAAAGACGTGTTCCAGCCTATCGAATTGGGCATACGCCTCGCGGCGGCGCTGACGAACGGCCGGTTCGAGAGAATCGATCAGGCGGGACATTTCCTGCCGGAAGATGCGCCCGACGAACTTGCCGCACTCATCCTCCCATTCTTGGCACCAAGCCGGGGCGCGTAA
- a CDS encoding CidA/LrgA family protein, producing the protein MPAITLGLLLLILCQLVGEIVRIGLGLPLPGPVIGMFLLAAILSVRGADQTASSDRAVTVVADTLIRHMGLLFVPAGVGIVSVLPLLRGFWVATIAALVGSTLLSLVTTGMVMHWWEAWRAAEGLEPPAS; encoded by the coding sequence ATGCCTGCTATCACGCTGGGACTGCTGCTCCTGATCCTGTGTCAGCTCGTCGGCGAGATCGTCAGGATCGGCCTCGGGCTTCCGCTTCCGGGGCCGGTTATCGGTATGTTCCTTCTGGCGGCGATCCTCAGCGTTCGCGGGGCAGATCAGACGGCATCGTCGGATCGGGCGGTAACCGTGGTCGCCGACACGTTGATCCGCCACATGGGCCTGTTGTTCGTGCCGGCGGGCGTGGGCATCGTGTCGGTCCTGCCGCTTCTCCGCGGCTTCTGGGTAGCCACGATCGCGGCATTGGTCGGCTCGACCCTGCTGAGCCTGGTGACGACCGGGATGGTGATGCATTGGTGGGAAGCTTGGCGTGCCGCGGAAGGCTTGGAGCCACCCGCATCGTGA
- a CDS encoding haloacid dehalogenase type II, with protein MAEFETPVMGRRGLLTSLGTVAAGGLIASATPSVAAQARTASPAVQGPAPSILVFDINETTLNIDYTSPVFERVFGDKAVLREWFAQLVLYSNAITLAGPYATFFELGKGVLKMLADIHRVSVKQSDIDELHHRFATMPPHPDVARGLTALKAQGFRLIAFTNSPPVKPSPAENAGLYRYFEREFSIDRVRRFKPAAQCYHMVAEELGVPMSACGMVAAHMWDTLGAQAAGFSGGALITRRVNAPLVVPNVPQPQIVVPDFVALASETAKVWRQ; from the coding sequence ATGGCTGAATTTGAGACTCCTGTGATGGGCCGTCGGGGCCTTCTGACTAGCTTGGGAACCGTCGCGGCGGGCGGATTGATCGCGAGCGCCACGCCGAGTGTGGCTGCGCAGGCGCGGACGGCTTCGCCGGCCGTGCAAGGCCCTGCCCCGTCCATCCTGGTCTTCGACATCAATGAGACGACGTTGAACATCGATTACACGTCGCCCGTATTCGAGCGCGTTTTCGGTGACAAAGCCGTCCTGCGGGAATGGTTCGCCCAGCTGGTGCTCTATTCGAATGCGATCACGCTGGCCGGGCCATATGCGACCTTCTTCGAATTGGGGAAGGGCGTCTTGAAGATGCTGGCGGATATTCACCGGGTCTCGGTGAAGCAATCCGATATCGACGAGCTCCATCACCGATTCGCGACCATGCCGCCCCATCCGGACGTGGCGCGTGGCCTGACCGCTTTGAAGGCTCAGGGTTTCCGCCTCATCGCTTTCACGAATTCGCCGCCGGTGAAGCCCAGCCCGGCCGAAAACGCCGGCCTATACAGGTATTTCGAGCGCGAATTCAGCATCGACCGCGTGCGACGCTTCAAACCGGCGGCACAATGCTATCATATGGTTGCCGAGGAACTCGGCGTGCCGATGTCGGCATGTGGCATGGTCGCGGCTCATATGTGGGACACCCTCGGTGCCCAAGCGGCAGGCTTTTCGGGTGGTGCATTGATCACGCGTCGCGTCAACGCTCCTCTGGTCGTCCCCAACGTCCCCCAGCCGCAGATCGTGGTGCCCGATTTTGTCGCTCTTGCCTCAGAAACGGCAAAGGTCTGGCGTCAGTGA
- a CDS encoding DMT family transporter, with translation MAEHSRPVPASQIPFLITLVASTFLMGSSFVAGKILLQQGFPPMILAGWRFLVAALATLPLVVLDKGEFKRSLFPRKAGLREGALVIVIGLIQTAAVMGLLFWAMQFVSASTAAILLFTNPIWVAVLGRFFLGESLHRGRLAGLFLGIVGVCLAIGLGPDMFSGGQTLLGEIIGIASAFCWAVATIVNKRAGLPFQAWGLSFWQMLVGAIAILAIAYGTGEHWPAVVTREEWGWFLWLAIPASTASFGLWYVALEKGGATKTSGFLFLAPLFTVILSYFILGSTLTWIQACGGGLIGIALWLVNSELPARNRQERLAEALVEGEP, from the coding sequence GTGGCAGAGCATTCGCGCCCCGTTCCGGCGTCGCAAATCCCGTTTCTGATCACCTTGGTCGCTTCGACATTCCTGATGGGGTCAAGCTTCGTCGCAGGCAAGATCCTGCTCCAGCAGGGCTTTCCGCCGATGATCCTGGCGGGGTGGCGCTTTCTGGTCGCAGCGCTTGCTACTCTTCCTTTGGTCGTTCTCGACAAGGGCGAGTTCAAGCGCAGCCTTTTCCCACGCAAGGCCGGACTTCGCGAGGGTGCCCTGGTGATCGTCATAGGCCTGATCCAGACCGCTGCAGTGATGGGCCTGTTGTTCTGGGCGATGCAATTCGTATCGGCATCCACGGCCGCGATCCTGCTGTTCACCAACCCGATCTGGGTCGCGGTGCTCGGCCGCTTCTTCCTCGGTGAATCGCTTCATCGGGGACGATTGGCGGGGCTCTTTCTCGGGATCGTCGGCGTGTGTCTTGCCATCGGCCTCGGACCGGACATGTTCTCGGGCGGTCAAACCCTGCTCGGCGAAATCATCGGCATAGCATCGGCTTTTTGCTGGGCGGTGGCGACGATCGTCAACAAGCGTGCCGGTCTGCCATTCCAGGCATGGGGCCTGAGCTTCTGGCAGATGCTGGTCGGCGCCATTGCTATTCTCGCGATCGCCTATGGAACGGGCGAGCACTGGCCGGCCGTCGTCACGAGAGAGGAATGGGGTTGGTTCCTCTGGCTGGCGATCCCCGCCTCCACGGCATCCTTCGGGCTATGGTACGTGGCCCTGGAGAAGGGCGGCGCTACGAAAACCAGCGGCTTCCTCTTCCTGGCGCCGTTGTTCACTGTGATCCTGTCCTACTTCATTCTCGGATCCACACTGACGTGGATCCAAGCCTGCGGTGGCGGCCTGATCGGAATAGCATTGTGGCTGGTCAACAGCGAATTGCCGGCACGGAACCGCCAAGAGCGCCTGGCCGAGGCGCTTGTCGAGGGCGAACCATAA
- a CDS encoding CGNR zinc finger domain-containing protein yields MCSKPVYMVCMLNINEFRFNSGRLALDLPATVRRRASEPRDVLAPEGASARWLRAAGLSAELLVLNVDQTTRLSQLREAIWKVADAVAAERKMPTAAVDTLNTMAALPLAVPKLDAGSGTVELIADDSFQTALATIARDAIDLFGDPLRTRIKACEQPDCRMLFLDTSRSSRRRWCSMDRCGSRAKGAAFRTRNRQHPHEH; encoded by the coding sequence ATGTGCAGCAAACCGGTTTATATGGTTTGTATGCTTAATATAAACGAGTTCCGCTTCAATTCCGGTCGGCTTGCCCTGGATCTCCCGGCGACCGTCCGCCGCAGGGCATCCGAGCCTCGCGATGTTCTGGCGCCGGAAGGCGCTTCGGCTCGATGGCTGCGTGCTGCCGGTTTGAGCGCGGAATTACTCGTGTTGAACGTCGACCAGACCACTCGGCTTTCCCAACTGCGCGAAGCGATCTGGAAGGTTGCCGATGCCGTGGCAGCGGAACGGAAGATGCCGACAGCGGCGGTCGATACACTTAACACCATGGCGGCGCTCCCGCTGGCTGTCCCGAAGCTCGACGCCGGGTCGGGAACCGTGGAACTGATCGCCGATGACTCTTTTCAGACGGCGCTGGCAACCATCGCTAGGGATGCGATCGATCTGTTCGGCGACCCGCTGCGAACGCGTATCAAGGCGTGCGAACAGCCCGACTGCCGGATGCTGTTCCTCGACACGTCGCGCAGTTCGAGGCGACGCTGGTGCTCGATGGATCGGTGCGGCAGCCGCGCCAAGGGCGCGGCGTTCCGCACACGCAACAGGCAGCACCCCCATGAGCATTGA
- a CDS encoding SDR family oxidoreductase: protein MAMDTETPVILITGGSRGVGAATARLAAAKGYDVAISYASNEHAALAVVDDITGTGRRAIAVRADNGDPDQVAALFAEIDRRFGRLDVLVNNAGIIARQSRLEDVDFQRMQRIFAVNAIGPMLCAQQATRRMSSRYGGNGGVVINVSSASARLGSPNEYVDYAASKGALETFSTGFAKEVARDGIRVACVRPGHIYTEMHASGGEPGRVDRVKDTIPMGRGGQPEEVAAAILWLASKEASFITNTFLDVTGGK, encoded by the coding sequence ATGGCTATGGACACGGAAACACCGGTCATCCTGATAACCGGCGGGAGTCGGGGTGTCGGCGCGGCGACGGCCCGGCTCGCGGCGGCCAAGGGCTATGATGTCGCGATCAGCTATGCTTCGAACGAGCACGCGGCGCTTGCCGTCGTGGACGACATCACAGGCACTGGACGACGGGCAATCGCCGTGCGGGCCGACAATGGCGATCCGGATCAGGTTGCCGCCCTGTTCGCCGAGATCGACCGACGGTTCGGGCGGCTCGATGTGCTGGTCAACAATGCAGGGATCATCGCGCGGCAGTCCCGTTTGGAAGACGTGGATTTTCAAAGGATGCAGCGAATCTTCGCGGTCAACGCCATCGGTCCGATGCTTTGTGCCCAGCAAGCAACCAGGCGTATGTCGTCCCGCTATGGTGGCAATGGCGGCGTCGTGATCAACGTCTCGTCTGCATCGGCCCGTCTCGGCAGCCCCAACGAATATGTCGATTATGCCGCATCGAAGGGAGCGCTCGAGACCTTCTCGACGGGCTTTGCCAAGGAAGTGGCGAGGGACGGTATCCGCGTCGCGTGCGTTCGGCCGGGCCATATCTATACGGAGATGCACGCCAGTGGCGGAGAGCCGGGCCGGGTCGATCGCGTGAAAGATACGATCCCGATGGGACGAGGCGGGCAGCCGGAAGAGGTCGCGGCAGCGATACTCTGGCTTGCCAGCAAGGAAGCATCCTTCATTACCAATACGTTCTTGGACGTCACCGGCGGGAAATGA
- a CDS encoding MFS transporter, protein MDSIASSSNGFITPSPEAAPARSRNLLAASIVHALHDGYTDALYAFLPIWQTQFGLSYAGLAIVRALYYATMGGLQLPADRALRRFSPRTALLIATLTAAAGYCIMALPVGFAGLCIGLVVAGIGSSIQHPRGSVLVTETYGAEARRPLGIYNFAGDLGKATLPALAALLLPLLAWRPVLGLMALLGLVVAGILVRLAPAVTVQDDTGDRPAVAGHSRHGFGLLTIIGGLDTATRMGYLLFLPFLIHARGGGSATVGIALALLFVGGAFGKAACTWVSERLGVIGSVIVTEGATALLIVATLFTPLAALLVVLPLLGVVLNGTSSVLYGTVPDLAPSGDTGRAFAIFYTSVIGSGGIAPILYGAIADHSSQSIGIVASGLTAGAIIPLVAALRPALRASPARSLT, encoded by the coding sequence ATGGACAGTATCGCGAGCAGCTCGAACGGATTTATCACCCCCTCGCCGGAGGCTGCTCCCGCGCGATCGCGCAATCTGCTGGCAGCGTCGATCGTCCATGCCCTCCACGACGGCTATACCGATGCCCTCTATGCTTTCCTGCCGATCTGGCAGACGCAATTCGGCCTTTCCTATGCGGGTTTGGCCATTGTCCGGGCTTTGTATTACGCGACGATGGGGGGCCTTCAGCTCCCCGCCGACCGCGCGCTGCGGCGGTTCTCTCCTCGAACCGCACTGCTGATCGCGACGCTGACCGCCGCAGCCGGTTACTGCATCATGGCGCTGCCGGTGGGCTTCGCAGGTCTGTGCATCGGGCTCGTGGTGGCCGGCATCGGATCGAGTATCCAGCACCCCCGTGGATCGGTCCTCGTCACCGAAACCTATGGCGCCGAGGCGAGGCGTCCGCTCGGCATCTACAATTTCGCAGGCGATCTCGGCAAAGCCACTTTGCCAGCGCTGGCGGCACTGCTTCTTCCGTTGCTCGCATGGCGACCCGTCCTCGGGCTGATGGCGCTGCTCGGGCTGGTCGTTGCCGGCATCCTCGTGAGATTGGCACCTGCCGTTACCGTTCAGGATGACACTGGTGACCGACCTGCCGTCGCTGGACACTCCCGGCATGGCTTCGGGCTTCTGACGATCATCGGCGGCCTCGATACCGCGACCCGCATGGGCTATCTGCTGTTCCTCCCGTTCCTGATCCACGCGCGGGGCGGGGGTTCCGCGACGGTCGGCATCGCCCTCGCCCTCCTGTTCGTCGGCGGCGCGTTCGGCAAGGCGGCGTGTACCTGGGTTAGCGAGCGCCTGGGCGTCATCGGAAGCGTCATAGTGACTGAGGGTGCCACGGCGCTGCTGATCGTCGCGACCCTGTTCACGCCGCTCGCAGCCTTGCTCGTTGTGTTGCCCTTGCTCGGCGTCGTTCTTAATGGGACGTCTTCGGTGCTCTACGGCACGGTTCCCGACCTGGCGCCGAGCGGCGACACCGGGCGGGCGTTCGCGATCTTCTACACGAGCGTCATCGGATCGGGCGGCATCGCGCCGATCCTGTATGGAGCGATCGCCGACCATAGCAGCCAGTCGATCGGCATCGTCGCCTCCGGCCTGACGGCCGGTGCGATCATTCCCCTGGTGGCAGCGTTGCGCCCCGCACTTCGCGCATCTCCTGCGCGATCTTTGACCTGA
- a CDS encoding FAD-dependent oxidoreductase — protein MEVLADIDVLICGAGAAGLTLAIDLARRGVSFRIIEKLERPFGGSRGKGIQPRTQEVFEDLGILDRITAAGGIYPPARDYRSDGSYEEKSMFEERAPTPDAPYRKALMLPQFLTEAVMRERLAELGHAVEFDSSLIGFDHGEGGVSVHLRSPRGEERVQTRYLVGADGGRSFVRKALRVAFPGKTLGVRAVVADVRLSGLDRDAWHQFNSGDMERLVVICPLAGTNLFQVQAPIPIDGEPDLSPKVLERMIGERSARSGIEIRSVSWASAYSMNARLADRYRVGRVFLIGDAAHIHPPTGGQGLNTSVQDAYNLGWKLSSVLAGAPDALLDTYEQERRPIAQHMLGLSSRLLDAQRQQGVQARGRDTDQLDLDYARSSLSHDGDTRISKIFAGRRMFDAALVGAAGQPRRLFDMMTGPHWTLVRAAADYRPDAGGREGVRVISIGDAAELRDPFDQLGLVSGSTLLIRPDGYVGATFDTASLDDIEPYLARVLPPLSLLSATSGSAAPTRLS, from the coding sequence ATGGAAGTGTTGGCGGACATCGATGTGTTGATCTGCGGAGCAGGTGCGGCCGGACTGACGCTCGCGATCGATCTGGCACGGCGGGGCGTCTCGTTCCGCATTATCGAAAAGCTCGAGCGCCCGTTCGGTGGGTCGCGGGGAAAGGGCATACAGCCGCGCACGCAGGAGGTGTTCGAAGATCTTGGCATCCTCGACCGCATCACGGCTGCGGGCGGGATCTATCCGCCGGCCCGCGATTACCGGTCGGATGGCAGCTATGAAGAAAAGTCGATGTTCGAGGAGCGGGCGCCGACCCCGGATGCGCCCTACCGCAAGGCATTGATGCTGCCGCAGTTCCTGACCGAAGCGGTCATGCGGGAGCGGCTTGCCGAGCTGGGCCACGCGGTTGAGTTCGATTCATCGCTGATCGGCTTCGACCACGGCGAAGGCGGCGTCAGCGTCCATCTTCGCTCGCCTCGGGGCGAGGAGCGCGTCCAGACGCGGTATCTGGTCGGTGCCGACGGAGGCCGGAGCTTCGTCAGAAAGGCCCTCCGCGTAGCGTTCCCGGGCAAGACGCTGGGCGTGCGCGCAGTCGTCGCCGACGTTCGGCTGAGTGGGCTCGACCGCGATGCGTGGCACCAGTTCAACAGCGGCGACATGGAGCGGCTTGTCGTGATCTGTCCGCTCGCCGGCACCAACCTGTTTCAGGTCCAGGCTCCCATCCCGATTGATGGAGAGCCGGACTTGTCGCCCAAGGTTCTCGAGCGGATGATCGGCGAAAGATCGGCGAGGAGCGGTATCGAGATACGCTCGGTGTCATGGGCTTCAGCCTACAGCATGAACGCGCGCCTCGCCGATCGCTATCGCGTCGGTCGCGTGTTCCTCATCGGCGATGCCGCGCATATCCATCCGCCAACGGGCGGGCAGGGACTGAACACGAGCGTTCAGGACGCCTACAACCTGGGTTGGAAGCTCTCGTCGGTGTTGGCGGGCGCGCCGGATGCTCTGCTCGACACTTATGAGCAAGAGCGCCGCCCGATCGCGCAACACATGCTCGGGCTGTCTAGCAGATTGCTTGATGCGCAGCGGCAGCAGGGTGTGCAAGCGCGTGGCCGCGATACGGACCAGCTCGACCTCGATTATGCGAGATCATCGCTCTCGCACGATGGCGACACCCGGATATCGAAGATTTTCGCTGGTCGCCGAATGTTCGACGCCGCGCTTGTCGGCGCGGCAGGCCAGCCCAGACGCCTTTTCGATATGATGACCGGGCCGCATTGGACGTTGGTTCGGGCGGCAGCCGATTATAGACCGGATGCCGGCGGGCGTGAGGGGGTGCGGGTGATTTCAATCGGCGATGCAGCGGAGCTGCGTGATCCATTCGACCAGCTCGGGCTTGTAAGCGGAAGCACGTTGCTCATCCGCCCGGACGGCTATGTTGGGGCGACCTTCGATACGGCCAGTCTCGACGACATCGAACCCTACCTCGCGAGAGTACTGCCCCCATTGTCACTGCTGAGCGCCACAAGCGGAAGCGCGGCGCCAACCCGATTATCCTGA
- a CDS encoding MarR family winged helix-turn-helix transcriptional regulator gives MSNEKVHSAHISAGLPDLHRSLIEIVSVMNRPERDAELLARAGLSLERALFPLLILVERVGPIGVVDLAGRVGRDYTTVSRQVSRLEELGLVSRQPGVGDKRIRQAVITGKGKEAADSVASAREQWAVAMFEDWEVSDFEELIRLLRMLVKTMCRDNG, from the coding sequence ATGTCAAACGAAAAAGTGCATAGTGCACATATATCCGCCGGACTGCCCGATCTGCATCGATCGCTGATCGAGATCGTGAGCGTCATGAACCGGCCCGAGCGAGACGCGGAATTGCTCGCACGGGCAGGCCTGTCGCTGGAGCGTGCGTTGTTTCCGCTGCTTATTCTGGTCGAACGCGTCGGCCCGATCGGGGTGGTCGACCTCGCCGGCCGTGTCGGCCGGGATTATACGACGGTCAGTCGGCAGGTCTCGCGTCTGGAAGAATTGGGGCTGGTCAGCCGCCAGCCCGGCGTTGGTGACAAGCGTATCAGACAGGCGGTGATCACCGGAAAGGGTAAAGAGGCCGCAGACTCCGTTGCTTCCGCCAGGGAACAGTGGGCGGTAGCGATGTTCGAAGACTGGGAAGTCAGTGACTTCGAGGAGTTGATCCGCCTGCTCCGCATGCTGGTAAAGACGATGTGTCGTGATAACGGCTGA
- a CDS encoding LrgB family protein — protein sequence MTGGFQVWTSLSTSPLLWIAVTLAAYLAGQRFQDRMSGKAWASPVLIAITLCVTVLSLTGTPYRQYFAGAQFIHFLLGPVTVALGVPLARNIRHVRQSLAGITIALIAGSAVSIVSGILLVVLLGGSKQIAISMAPKAVTTPIAMAVVEQVGGLPALTAVLAILGGVIAAITGEPLLRRFGVKDWRAHGLAAGVAGSGVAASQVAGRDPLAAAFSALGIGINGLVTALMAPLIIRFLS from the coding sequence GTGACCGGCGGCTTTCAGGTTTGGACGTCTCTGTCGACGTCGCCGCTGTTATGGATCGCGGTAACGCTCGCGGCCTATCTGGCGGGACAGCGGTTCCAGGACCGAATGAGCGGCAAAGCATGGGCTAGCCCGGTGCTCATAGCGATCACGCTTTGCGTGACGGTGCTATCGCTGACGGGAACGCCTTACCGACAATATTTCGCGGGCGCGCAGTTCATCCATTTCCTTCTGGGGCCGGTCACGGTTGCGCTGGGCGTTCCGCTGGCGCGCAACATCCGCCATGTCCGGCAATCCCTTGCTGGCATCACCATTGCCCTGATCGCCGGCTCGGCCGTGTCGATCGTCTCGGGTATTCTATTGGTCGTGCTCTTGGGCGGGTCGAAGCAAATTGCGATCTCCATGGCACCCAAGGCCGTGACGACGCCGATCGCGATGGCGGTCGTGGAGCAGGTGGGGGGCTTGCCGGCCCTTACCGCCGTGCTGGCCATTCTGGGCGGCGTCATCGCCGCCATCACGGGGGAACCGTTGCTTCGCCGCTTCGGTGTCAAAGACTGGCGCGCTCACGGTCTTGCAGCAGGTGTTGCGGGGAGCGGCGTTGCCGCGAGCCAAGTCGCAGGTCGGGATCCGCTCGCGGCTGCCTTCTCGGCGCTGGGGATCGGGATCAACGGTCTTGTGACGGCGCTCATGGCGCCGCTCATTATCCGCTTCCTGTCATAG